A portion of the Halococcus salsus genome contains these proteins:
- a CDS encoding PadR family transcriptional regulator has protein sequence MSTDASAVGGMESHELLHFVTQQTRFTLLNNILQHPEQLPSMYELEELNPSLSDATVYKHTQKLIDAGIVEEAALPDGEHRQGYPWKFYGLSDEGREFLDEHNLLKAEETLQRIYETISDKPEKMVKYENAPRPR, from the coding sequence ATGAGTACCGACGCGAGTGCTGTTGGGGGGATGGAATCACATGAACTCCTCCACTTCGTGACCCAACAGACGCGATTCACGCTCCTCAATAATATTCTCCAGCACCCCGAACAGCTCCCCTCAATGTACGAGCTCGAGGAGCTGAATCCAAGCCTCAGCGATGCTACCGTCTACAAACACACTCAAAAACTGATAGACGCTGGTATTGTCGAAGAGGCTGCGCTCCCCGATGGTGAACACCGGCAGGGCTACCCATGGAAATTCTACGGTCTGAGCGACGAAGGTCGGGAGTTCCTTGACGAGCACAACCTGCTGAAGGCCGAGGAGACGCTCCAGCGTATCTACGAGACGATATCCGACAAGCCTGAGAAGATGGTCAAATACGAAAACGCACCCCGACCTCGCTGA
- a CDS encoding tripartite tricarboxylate transporter permease: MSPLANLIDAIAIVFQPMPLLLITIGVVIGITMGSLPGMTATMTVAVLVSFTFGMEPVHGMMLLLGIYGGALYAGSIPAILIRTPGTPSAAATVFDGFPLAQQGRAGEAITVATVASFIGGVVSVIVLALLSPQIASFALDFGSPEFFALAVFGLSIIASVSGDSLVKGLISGLLGILLATVGLDPVLSAPRFTFGITALTSGIQFIAVMIGLFGISEGLYRYQQGLGRNDTTQNITNLLPGRNLLKKIAPVTLGSSVVGAIVGAIPGAGGDIASFLTYNESKRWFDDGSFGNGDVRGVASAESGNNASTGGALIPTLTLGIPGDSVTAILIGALTVHGIRPGPGLFRSNPDLVYSIFVGFFVVYVFILVIGLIGARFWARIIDFPAKYLWPVIFILSLVGAYALRGNLLDVWVTIGAGALGYILRVEDYPLAPMVLGLILGPIAEVNLRRALELSGGSLDIFFENTFALVILLATVLSLAYPIVQQWRGSSSSSADAS; the protein is encoded by the coding sequence ATGAGTCCATTAGCGAACCTGATCGACGCGATCGCCATCGTTTTCCAACCGATGCCGCTTTTGCTCATCACCATCGGCGTCGTTATCGGGATCACGATGGGGTCACTTCCGGGGATGACTGCCACGATGACGGTTGCTGTCCTCGTTTCGTTTACCTTCGGCATGGAACCAGTCCATGGGATGATGCTGCTTCTTGGAATCTATGGGGGCGCATTGTACGCCGGTTCGATCCCGGCCATTCTCATTCGGACGCCAGGGACTCCTAGCGCCGCCGCTACTGTCTTTGATGGATTTCCGCTCGCTCAGCAAGGTCGTGCGGGTGAAGCCATCACCGTCGCTACTGTCGCCTCATTCATTGGAGGCGTAGTCAGTGTGATCGTGCTTGCGCTGTTGTCCCCTCAAATCGCCTCATTCGCCCTTGACTTCGGCTCGCCAGAATTCTTCGCTCTCGCCGTCTTTGGACTTTCTATAATTGCAAGTGTCAGTGGCGATTCTTTGGTGAAGGGCCTTATCTCCGGTTTGCTGGGGATATTACTCGCGACTGTCGGACTGGATCCAGTACTCTCCGCTCCACGGTTCACATTCGGCATTACAGCACTCACGTCCGGCATCCAATTCATTGCGGTAATGATCGGGCTGTTCGGCATCTCTGAAGGTCTGTATCGGTACCAACAAGGGCTCGGACGTAACGATACGACACAGAACATTACTAATCTCCTTCCCGGGAGAAACCTCCTCAAGAAGATCGCTCCGGTCACGCTTGGGTCCAGTGTTGTCGGTGCGATTGTCGGGGCTATTCCGGGAGCGGGTGGTGACATTGCATCATTTTTGACCTATAACGAATCGAAACGCTGGTTTGACGACGGTTCGTTCGGTAATGGCGATGTTCGCGGGGTAGCATCGGCAGAATCGGGGAACAATGCCAGTACTGGAGGTGCGTTGATCCCGACTCTTACTCTCGGGATCCCCGGCGATTCGGTTACAGCCATCCTCATTGGTGCACTAACGGTTCACGGAATTCGGCCGGGACCGGGTTTGTTTCGCAGCAATCCGGACCTCGTGTACTCTATATTTGTGGGCTTCTTTGTCGTCTACGTCTTCATTCTCGTCATTGGACTCATTGGTGCACGATTCTGGGCTCGAATTATCGATTTCCCTGCGAAATACCTCTGGCCAGTCATCTTCATCCTTTCTCTGGTCGGTGCGTACGCACTGCGAGGAAACCTGCTTGATGTGTGGGTTACGATCGGTGCCGGCGCGCTCGGGTACATCTTGCGAGTTGAAGATTACCCGCTTGCACCAATGGTTCTTGGACTCATCTTGGGTCCGATTGCGGAGGTCAATCTCCGACGCGCTCTTGAACTCTCCGGTGGTTCGTTAGACATCTTTTTCGAGAATACGTTCGCTTTGGTGATCCTACTTGCGACCGTTCTCTCGCTAGCCTACCCGATCGTACAACAGTGGCGTGGGTCGTCGAGTAGTAGTGCTGACGCTTCCTGA
- a CDS encoding RNA-guided endonuclease InsQ/TnpB family protein, giving the protein MAIRRTVPVKLDVSDSAAESLFATILDFRFAANCAVDRARKENGYVETTKQGLHERTYREVRERVPDLQANLVQTARNRAADALKGVVARWKDGEYAELPTFTADFIDYNKRAATFHDDHVSLSTVDGRIDAEYVLPHEDDLNDTPHGKYLFSGDFNIGGATLHHRDGVFYLHVRTKADVDDTETSEHPTVLGVDLGIDNLAVTSTGGFWSGGLLNHRRNAYEKLRGDLQRTGTESAHRTIQSIGDRESRWAKDLLHNVSKELVAEAIEYKCSAIVFERLNGIRNRMLGAKKFHVWAFNQLYEYVEYKAEAVGIDVTKVPPQYTSQRCSACGHTAKGNRSNGDDEFGCQKCGYELHADYNAAKNIGWKYVRTGQKSRSGRAARQLALKSGTVNANGDFTPAENIGQSGSPPTSTGL; this is encoded by the coding sequence ATGGCGATTCGTCGCACCGTGCCGGTCAAGCTCGACGTGAGCGACAGTGCCGCCGAATCCCTGTTTGCGACCATTCTGGATTTCCGTTTTGCCGCGAACTGTGCTGTGGACCGTGCGCGCAAAGAAAACGGTTACGTCGAAACGACAAAACAAGGTCTCCACGAACGCACCTACCGCGAAGTCCGCGAGCGCGTTCCAGACCTCCAAGCGAACCTCGTCCAAACGGCGCGTAACCGAGCGGCGGACGCCCTCAAAGGCGTCGTCGCCCGATGGAAGGACGGCGAGTACGCCGAACTTCCGACGTTCACCGCCGATTTCATCGATTACAACAAGCGCGCCGCGACGTTTCACGACGACCATGTGTCGCTTTCAACCGTCGATGGGCGAATCGACGCCGAGTACGTTCTGCCACACGAAGACGACCTCAACGACACGCCACACGGCAAATACCTCTTTTCCGGCGACTTCAACATCGGCGGCGCGACACTCCACCACCGCGACGGTGTGTTCTATCTTCACGTCCGAACAAAGGCGGACGTGGACGATACCGAAACCTCCGAGCACCCCACGGTCCTCGGTGTGGACCTCGGCATCGACAATCTGGCGGTTACTTCGACCGGCGGGTTCTGGTCTGGCGGACTGTTGAACCACCGTCGCAACGCTTACGAGAAACTTCGCGGAGACCTTCAGCGAACCGGAACGGAATCGGCACATCGAACGATTCAGTCCATCGGCGACCGCGAAAGTCGATGGGCGAAAGACCTCTTGCACAACGTCTCGAAAGAGTTGGTCGCCGAAGCAATCGAATACAAGTGTTCGGCTATCGTATTCGAGCGGTTGAACGGTATCCGAAACCGTATGCTCGGCGCGAAGAAGTTTCACGTTTGGGCGTTCAACCAGTTGTACGAGTACGTTGAGTACAAGGCCGAAGCGGTCGGTATCGACGTAACGAAGGTTCCGCCACAGTACACGAGTCAGCGGTGTTCTGCGTGCGGGCACACCGCGAAGGGCAACCGATCGAACGGCGACGACGAGTTTGGTTGCCAGAAATGCGGCTACGAGCTTCACGCGGACTACAACGCGGCGAAGAACATCGGATGGAAGTATGTCCGGACCGGGCAAAAGTCTCGGTCGGGACGGGCCGCACGTCAACTGGCCCTAAAGTCGGGGACGGTGAACGCGAATGGTGATTTCACACCTGCCGAGAATATCGGCCAGAGCGGGAGTCCACCGACAAGCACCGGCCTTTAG
- a CDS encoding tripartite tricarboxylate transporter substrate binding protein produces MGDNHNTRGRRKFLKSVAGGSGVALTVFSGCLSGGGGGSESGTGNSSTSGDSSGGSANSTSGGSSTNSGTQSGSSSSLQNLPDGKIQMIVPWAAGGGTDRTARKLASEAKKKSDSSFYVSNITGGSGSAGFRRAANAEPDGTTMGVLTVEICTISHIGISDVTPEGFAPVIQYNFDPAALTVSKDAPYDTVEGFVDYAKNKSDGPVKISNSGIGAIWHLSAAKFAQQVGISDSVQHIGYEGGAPAIKAVVGGEVDATAASAAEVAPQVKDGPLKTLGVMGENRVNLLPDVKTFQQQGFDVKIGAWRGLGVPAETPKPKVQALANLFSSIYDSKSFQSFMKNNGFGMVYRNSNQFGQFMSSEYDRFGNLINRLDLNK; encoded by the coding sequence ATGGGTGACAATCACAATACTCGTGGCCGTCGTAAGTTTTTGAAGTCAGTCGCTGGTGGGTCTGGTGTAGCACTGACTGTTTTCAGTGGATGTCTCAGTGGAGGAGGCGGAGGGAGTGAAAGTGGAACTGGAAACAGCAGTACCAGCGGTGACAGCAGTGGAGGAAGTGCTAATAGTACCAGTGGCGGTTCCAGCACTAATAGTGGAACGCAGAGTGGGAGTTCCTCCTCGCTTCAGAACCTTCCGGATGGGAAAATCCAGATGATCGTACCGTGGGCGGCAGGTGGTGGTACTGATCGGACTGCCCGAAAACTAGCATCAGAAGCGAAGAAAAAGAGCGACTCCTCGTTCTACGTGTCGAATATCACGGGAGGAAGCGGCAGTGCTGGTTTCCGACGAGCAGCGAACGCTGAACCGGATGGAACAACCATGGGTGTTCTCACCGTCGAGATCTGTACCATCTCTCATATCGGCATCTCCGACGTTACTCCCGAAGGATTTGCTCCAGTAATTCAGTACAACTTCGATCCAGCGGCACTGACGGTTTCCAAAGATGCTCCATACGATACTGTAGAGGGGTTCGTCGATTACGCCAAGAACAAGAGCGATGGGCCGGTGAAGATTTCGAACTCCGGAATCGGAGCGATCTGGCATCTCTCTGCGGCCAAATTTGCACAACAAGTTGGCATCAGCGATAGCGTTCAGCACATCGGCTATGAGGGCGGTGCACCGGCCATAAAAGCAGTTGTCGGTGGAGAAGTAGATGCTACAGCAGCAAGTGCTGCTGAAGTAGCCCCACAGGTCAAAGATGGGCCTCTCAAGACACTTGGCGTCATGGGCGAGAATCGGGTTAACCTCTTACCAGACGTAAAAACCTTCCAACAGCAAGGTTTCGACGTGAAGATCGGCGCATGGCGGGGGCTAGGTGTCCCTGCAGAGACACCAAAGCCAAAGGTGCAGGCACTCGCTAATCTGTTTTCATCAATCTACGATTCCAAAAGCTTCCAGAGCTTCATGAAAAACAACGGATTTGGGATGGTCTATCGGAACTCCAATCAGTTCGGTCAGTTCATGTCCTCCGAATACGACCGATTCGGGAACCTCATCAACCGACTTGATCTGAACAAATGA
- a CDS encoding tripartite tricarboxylate transporter TctB family protein: MSPAQEGSEEVRAIRLSHTDEVASILLCLMAIGVFFVSRGFPESPTSAPDPAFFPRVIAGGIALLAVIQFGSALSSDETRVVTVTTRKVRRVVIPLLFLVGYVVLLPVLGFIIATIAFLLLVMYYSGARDVRLTIPIALVAGVILQNLFVGFLHVPLPTGMIPIREWLSLTIVSFWVPL, translated from the coding sequence ATGAGCCCGGCCCAGGAGGGGTCGGAAGAGGTGAGAGCAATACGTCTCTCACACACGGACGAAGTGGCCTCGATATTGCTTTGTTTGATGGCGATCGGGGTCTTCTTCGTTAGTCGCGGCTTCCCAGAAAGCCCTACCAGTGCCCCTGATCCCGCGTTCTTCCCGCGAGTCATTGCTGGTGGGATCGCGCTACTAGCCGTCATCCAGTTTGGGTCCGCTCTCTCTAGTGACGAGACACGCGTGGTAACAGTAACCACGAGAAAGGTTCGTCGGGTAGTCATACCGCTACTCTTCCTCGTTGGCTACGTGGTTCTCCTTCCCGTACTTGGGTTCATTATAGCCACTATCGCGTTTCTCCTGTTAGTGATGTACTATTCGGGAGCACGTGACGTCCGCTTAACAATTCCCATAGCGCTCGTTGCGGGCGTCATTCTACAAAACCTATTTGTGGGGTTCTTGCACGTCCCACTGCCGACAGGAATGATTCCCATTCGAGAGTGGCTATCGCTAACAATAGTCAGTTTCTGGGTGCCTCTATGA